In Leptospira perdikensis, the genomic window GTTTTCTTCCAAAGTTGGCTCATCCCGGGCAAGTGAAGTTAAGGAAAATATAACCCAATTGTCTCCCAAGAACAAGATCGGATTTTGCCTAATAATTGCCTAAAACTACCGATGTATATTTTTTTGATCAAAAAATTTCAATATAAATTCAATTTTTGCCTTTTTAAAATGCCTAAAGGAGTCATATGTGGTATATTGGAAATATGCAAACGATAGTGAATGAGATTACTGAACTTTGTCGTAGCGCAACCACCGAACCCACAAAAACGGCTCTCCCTCGTGTGTTGATGATTCAGGGTGAAGTTCCAGAACACCAACTAGCAGCAGTTTATGAGCCTCTTATTGGTCTAGTTGTCCAAGGTGGTAAAACCATCTCGATTGGCACACAAGTGGTTCATTTGGAAGGTCCTGCTTATTTTGTAATTCCAACAGAAATGCCGGCAACTGGTTATGTAAGACAAGCAACCAATGGTCGTCCCTACGTATCTGTTGCGATTCAGTTGGATCAGAAAGTATTACTTGATTTGTTAAAGGATACACCGTACACAGTTGCTGTTAATAATCATACGAATGAGTTTTCTGCCTGCCCTGCGACTCAGGAATTTTTAGAGGTTTGGTTACGATTGCTTCGATTGATGAAAACTCCTG contains:
- a CDS encoding AraC family transcriptional regulator — its product is MQTIVNEITELCRSATTEPTKTALPRVLMIQGEVPEHQLAAVYEPLIGLVVQGGKTISIGTQVVHLEGPAYFVIPTEMPATGYVRQATNGRPYVSVAIQLDQKVLLDLLKDTPYTVAVNNHTNEFSACPATQEFLEVWLRLLRLMKTPEHIAVLAPVYEREILYHVLIGPEGWRLRQLFQSHQKGSSIHQSIQWVRQHFAHSFEIEYLANKACMGITTFHRQFKSITGLSPIQFQKQLRLLEARKLLTYSGYSVTDAALDVGYESTSQFNREYTRFFGNSPARDAKKLRELVMR